The following proteins are co-located in the Rhodococcus opacus B4 genome:
- a CDS encoding DUF2613 domain-containing protein has translation MGKFLVPGVVSAVVGVALGTVATLGITAAAQDNTRPEIDRSGNADSSLLNQVEYGSR, from the coding sequence ATGGGGAAGTTCCTTGTGCCCGGTGTGGTCAGCGCCGTGGTCGGTGTCGCTCTCGGCACCGTGGCGACGCTCGGCATCACCGCAGCCGCACAGGACAACACGCGTCCCGAGATCGACCGAAGTGGCAACGCGGATTCCTCACTCCTGAACCAGGTTGAGTACGGCAGCCGCTGA